The proteins below come from a single Thermus islandicus DSM 21543 genomic window:
- a CDS encoding RNA-guided endonuclease InsQ/TnpB family protein gives DFLHKLTTWLAKTKPVIVVEDLNVKGLSRGRLSRSVADVGWGAFRRRLAYKAEWYGATLIVAPRSFPSTRLCSRCGQLHGRMPLSQRVFRCEACGLEVDRDLNAAVNLKKYGIAHLTGSTGSSPGSHACRDPSSGGTVPPRDRSTSYGSWKQEVARGRDSQGVK, from the coding sequence GGACTTCTTGCACAAGCTCACCACCTGGCTGGCGAAGACCAAGCCGGTCATCGTGGTGGAGGACCTGAACGTCAAGGGCCTCTCCCGGGGGCGCCTTTCCCGGTCCGTGGCCGACGTGGGGTGGGGAGCGTTTCGGAGGAGGCTCGCCTACAAGGCGGAGTGGTACGGGGCGACCCTGATCGTGGCTCCCAGGAGCTTCCCCAGTACCCGCCTCTGCTCCCGGTGCGGGCAGCTTCACGGGAGGATGCCTCTTTCCCAGAGGGTCTTCCGGTGCGAGGCCTGCGGCCTGGAGGTGGACCGGGACCTGAACGCGGCCGTCAACCTGAAGAAGTACGGGATAGCCCACCTCACGGGCTCTACCGGGAGTTCCCCGGGAAGTCACGCCTGCAGAGATCCCTCTAGCGGCGGAACGGTTCCCCCTCGGGACCGGTCTACGAGCTATGGGTCGTGGAAGCAGGAAGTGGCCCGTGGTCGCGACTCTCAAGGAGTGAAATAG